ccaggatgatcaaagacagtgtagagttacctgtaagtgctgtgacagttagaagatgcctgtgtgaagccaatttatttgcaagaatcccccgcaaagtccctctgttaaataaaagacgtgcagaagaggttacaatttgccaaagaacacatcaactggcttaaagagaaatggaggaatattttgtggactgatgagagtaaaattgttctttctgggtctaagggccgcaaacagtttgtgggacgacccccaaactctgaattcaagccacagttcacagtgaagacagtgaagcatggtggtgcaagcatcatgatatgggcatgtttctcctactatggtgttgggcctatatatcgcataccaggtatcatggatcagtttggatatgtcaaaatacttgaagaggtcatgtttccttatgctgaagaggacatgctcttgaaatgggtgtttcaacaagacaatgaccccaagcacactagtaaacgaggaaaatcttggttccaaaccaacaaaattaatgttttggagtggcctgcccaatccacggtgctaaatccaattgagaacttgtggggtgacatcaaaaaagctgtttgtgaagcaaaaccaagaaatgtgaatgaattgtggaatgttgttaaagaatcttggagtggaataacagctgaaaggtgccacaagttggttcactccatgcctcgcagatgtgaagaaatcatgaaaaactgtggttatacaactaaatactaatttagtgattcacaggattgctaaaaaaagcagactgaacataatagttttgagtttgtagcgtcaacagcagatgctactattattgtgaacacccccttttctacttttttttactaatcgcccaatttcatagccttaaaagtgtgcatatcatgaatgcttggtcttgttggatttgtgagaatctacagaatctactggtaccttgtttcccatgtaacaataagaaatatactcaaaacctggattaatctttttagtcacatagcactactattattctgaacactactgtacataagtattcacagcctttgccatgaaactcaaaatttagctcaggtgtatcctgtttccactgatcatccttgagatgtttctacagcttaattgggggctacctggggtaaattcagttgattggacatgataggAAAGGCTGTCTATATataaaggtcccacagctgacagtgcatgtcagagcacaaaccaagcaagaagtcaaaggaattgtctgtacaactttgaggcaggattgtctctaggcacaaatctgggtaagggtacagaaacatttctgctgtgttgaaggttccagtgagcacagtggcctctatcatccataaatggaagaagtttggatactCCAGGACTATTTCTAGAGCTggtcacccgtctaaactgaacaatctggggagaagggccttagtcagggaggtgaccaagaacccgatggtcactctgtcagagctccaccattccagaaggacaaccatccctgcagcaatccaccaatcaggcctgtatggtagagtggccagatgaggCATGTGgcggcctgcctggagtttgccaaaaggcaccccacccaaaggactctcagaccatgagaaacaaaattctctggtctgatgataaaaagaactctttggcgtgaatgccagccatcatgtttggaggaaaccaggcaccattcatACAGtgaagcactactattattctgaacactactgtactttgtCCAATGGACCAGTTCCACTGACAGCAAAAtagccccagagtatgatgttatgCATGCTTTGAGgttggtacagtgttcttaggtttgaaatCCATACACTTCCATGACTCTTGTCATTGTGGTcaaatagctcaatctttgtcttgtcTGATCATTAAAGTTTTCTCCGTAAGACATTTAgcttgtccatgtgggcagctgcaaatttgAGTCTAGCTTTAAGGTATCAATTTTGGAGCAGGGTGTCCTTCCTTGATCAgcaccctctcagtccatggCAATGTTAAACAACAGCAATCTGAGATGTTTGATgtctgccaagggttgacgaggactcaaaataacagatatgtgattcacatcgtgaccctgACTTTACTTGGATGCGGATTCCACaaaacaatgcaataattgcatattgatccagaatggtccgactgatcaatttcaatttattttcatttatatagcaccaaatcacaagagagttgcctcaaggcacttcacacaagtaaggtctaaccttactaacccccagagcaacagtagtcaggaaaaactccctctgaggaagaaacctcaagcagaccagactcaaatgggtgaccctctgcttgggccatgctacagacataaattatagaacaattcacagaaacaattcacaaaacaaatatacaggaaatgctgttggtgcacaggacaggagggttaccaacacaaatacaattcccatctctggatggagctgcaccttaaacagagagaaaaaacagaaccaggcatcagaaagacaagaaatacagtataatttgtcagcattaaacaacaagaaaaaaagaagaaatactaaggtgattgccggccacgagccctaaacttcactaaaagatacagtatttaggtaaagttgaggctgcggcccactcagtttcctaataaaattaattaaaagggtaaaaagcgtaaaacaaaactataccagtatgctagccatacgaaagggaaaataagtgcatcttaagtctggacttgaaagtctccacagaatctgactgttttattgatgcagggagatcattccacagaacaggggcacgatgtgaagtgaaaactgtttattccgaacatttgatacaacaacaaatacaagatagatcagtgaaaacaacaacaaaaaaagttcctaatgtgtacccaacatgtccgaaaaggggtagggtgaagcatcagcttatttatctctaccccttcttccccacaaccaataataccctttgccacatatacacatagattcctacacacataaaccaatatatatatatatatatatatatatatatacacacaaacataaatatacacctacacatacctacttacatacaaaatactatatatttacaagccgaagcaaaaaacaaaaacaccctaaccctcattacccttcctcctccctatacctagaaaaaaacatatttttgtaccgctgtttgaactggttcatgcttggacattgcttgagccccactcccaatctgttccacatcctcaccccgcagacagaaatacagaaaccttttaatgttgttcgtgcccactgatgttttaaattaaattttcccctcagactgcaatcccctaatctgttaaaaaacatatttttaatattttctagaagtaaattgtttattgctttatacacgatttgtactgtttgaaaatgaaccaagtctgtgaattttaagaatttggattgtaaaaatagtggatttgtatgatctctatagccagtattatgaatgattcttatagctcttttctgcattactgatagtgattgtgttgtacctttctaagtattaccccatacctctgcacagtactgtaaatatggtaaaaccagtgagcagtaaagaatgcggagtgagttgtggtccagaatatgtttcactttgtttagaactgaaatgcttcttgacagtttactttgtatatgttttatatgagtcttccagtttatcttatcatctattatcacccccagaaacttattttcatgtaccctttcaatatctaccccctcgacttgtaactgaacctgtatgtctgtattacaatagccaaataacatgtattttgttttacttaagtttaatgataatttgtttctgtcaaaccatattttcaattttcccatttctatactgatcctcctcagtaactcctgcaaatccccccctgaacaaaaaatgcttgtgtcatctgcaaataatactaattttaatttttaaatcaggtcgtctgcaagtgatttagcaccaggttctccacaaacatgagttgcgtGGGAGGAGAGGGGCGGCCGCATATCACCGGGCTCTGCGGCTCACCgcccagctatcaggggccaaccgaaaatccatggcgcttcggtatcgcttcgtctaggcaggattctgacttagaggcgttcagtcataatcccacagatggtagcttcgcaccattggctcctcagccaagcacatacaccaaatgtctgaatctgcggttcctctcgtactgagcaggattactattgaaacaacacatcatcagtagggtaaaactaacctgtctcacgacggtctaaacccagctcacgttccctattagtgggtgaacaatccaacgcttggtgaattctgcttcacaatgataggaagagccgacatcgaaggatcaaaaagcgACATCGCTATGAATGCTTGGCcaccacaagccagttatccctgtggtaacttttctgacacctcctgcttaaaacccaaaaagtcagaaggatcatgaggccccgctttcacggtctgtattcatactgaaaatcaagatcaagtgagcttttgcccttctgctccatgggaggtttctgtcctccctgagctcGCCTTAGGACACCTGCGTTACCGTCTGACAGGTGTAccgccccagtcaaactccccacctaCCACTGTCCCCGGAGCGGGTCACGCCCGGCGTGGGCCGGGCGCTTGACGCCAGAAGCGAGAGCCCGCTTGGGGCTCGCCTCCCCGCCTCACCGGGTAAGTGAAAAAACGATAAGAGGTGGATGGtggatgataagagaaagctctgtgacccgcaaacttcttattcaccttagggacacaaagtagtcctgcaccctgagaaaacaaagcccgggccggtacataaggtttaattaggtcagctaggtagggaggtgctagtccatgaacaattttatagactagtagcagaaccttaaaatctaatctcactgggacaggaagccagtgaagggatgccaaaatgggtgtaatgtggtcgaactttctgcttcatgtcaaaagtctggctgcagcattttgaaccaattggagagccctaatgctggactgcagtaaaccagaaaatagaacattctagtagtccagtctagaagagataaatgcatggatctgggtctcagcattagccatagacaggatggaaaaaatcttcgctatatttcgcaggtggaaaaaagcagtctttgtaatatttctaatgtggcggtcaaaggacaatgtaggatcaaaaattaccctaaggttactcactttgtcagtgtgatgtatgacacatgagcctaggttaagcattagctggtcaaattgatgccgatgtctcactggaccaagaacaatcatttcagtctaatcagagtttaaaagtaggaagtttctagacatccaacttctcactgatgcaaggcaatcttctaaggattttatgtgaatgagattatcagcagttatcggcatgtataactgagtatcatcagcatagcaatgaaaggtaatcccaaaatgctgcaatatgtgcccaaggggcgctatataaagggagaaaagcagggggcctaacccaaatttcatgtcactaaggttagaggtagtgttactgtacaaaatacagtgagaatgactggtcaagtatgacgtcagccacacaagggcactcccagtaatcccaaaatgattttccagcctatcaagtagactatgatgatccacggtatcaaatgcagcactgagatctaacagcaccagaaccgtagtggtgtctgaatccatcgtaagcagaagatcattcaccactttagtgagagctgtctctgtggaatgatattttctaaaagcagactgcagtggctcaaagagattattctcagtaagatagtccacgagctgccatgacaccactttttccagaattttagagcaaaattatagatttgatatcggctgataatttttcaatacactagggtcaagattaggtttaggttatcaagatgttgcaatctgatatttaattcaaaagctgaaacaaaatagtttcttcctgatcttggttttatatCATGATAccgtatctgtgaagtagttttgacataatccttaaaagtttacaaagtgaaatcctgatccagatcacctccaaaatttaatggagtcttccaaggcctaacactaatgtgtggtgaaaatcccttaagaagttttgacgtaatcctcaaaatccaacaaagtgaagCGTATAAATTGAAACCCTGATCcataatccggatcacctccaaaattcagtggagtcttccatggcttaatatctatctatggtgaaagatttgtcaaaatccatgcagtagttttgacgtaatcttgctaaaagtcaaataaataaactgatgattttattacatccttggtggacgtaactagcttcactgtggacagtgacgcTGGTGTTACAGCAGTATGTCATGTGACACGgactatttgtcccatttgtgctgCGTTGCATGtggcgtgcaaatttggttccatacgtttagaACCTGCACAGTGTGAACCCCGCCCACTAGTGagggcagcatttagctaaacgtgcagagtttgttttgctgacggatgacgatttgaagAAGCTAATTAACGGtgttaattcttctaacacacacataaaaaaatccaCGCCGCtgcaagccgtctggaggcatgaagagctgttcggatgaaaagctgacgtgatttttcgctggactgaggaactacacagtcttttttctttttttttggaagtacgaagtcagtgcacagcatcaccggactacggtcacaatttggactcctatttaaagttcgtgttggactttagcagcagtggaacaccaaaatataaatcccttttctgttgtttataaattaataaaatatcaaatgacaaggatctattttagctgttatataacacaaataatgaatgtttttacattctttcaatggaatgaatatttaatttggttcgcctcgttgaatggtatcttccagctttcacatcatgaaatattcataccattgaactcataaacagtcattagggaggtgatggtctagtgggcttcagtccagaagatcatgggttcaaatccccgcctgactggaaaatcactaagggcccttgggcaaggcctttaatcccccattactcccggtgtgtagtgagcgccttgtatagcagcaccctgacatctgggtgaatgtgaggcattattgtaaagcgctttgagcgtctgatacagatggaaaagcgctatataaatgcagtccatttaccattatttgtataccagttCATGGGAGGCCTGAGCCTTTTGGTGGCGCTtgggttgttcctgaacatcctaaccaatttccTCTAATCTGAtggtgacagtttgggtcttcttccagaccttggcaaagtggtgacacacTCATCTAACTTGTACTTACTCGTATATACAGTTGTTGAACTAATGATCTTcaaatctgcagttgtttagaaatggctccaagagaccttcccaacttgtgtaaCTCTACAGTTCTCCTTCTTAGATCTTCAGGGAGTGCCCTCGACtgtcccattgttctgagtactggtcagtccaatgagtgctgtcTAACACATCGTTTTTTTATTCTGGCAAACAGACACTACCAGTTGTAGTTAATCATGATCACTAAGGAGGAGTTAATAGACGTCACGTCAAAAGACACTGTAGAACCctcagcaccacttattaaaagatttcagtgaatgtatatatttgaacctgtatgtataattttgagccTGTGTGGATGAGAGAAGATCCAAACTTGCAGCATCTGCTTACATCACATATGCAACTAACAGCCACACTGTAAACCCGTTATGACATCACTGTCTGAGATTTTTTCAGTGTTGCACAACAATCTGCCCACCTTGCAGTTCTTCCACCAGTACTTGTTCTTTAGTTTAGCAGCACAGCTTTCAAACTGGGAGGCTCCGGCCTGGAGAGCATCCGCTCTGTCATCTAACTCTGAAAGCTTCTGGTCCCTTTCCAACACCTTGTCCACATTCACCCGCATGATATCCACCACCTGCACAGCAGCGAGGAACACAAACCATTTTGAAAGAGATGGCGAGACAATGCAAATGGAAGCGTTAACGCACAGAACAAGAACCTACACAGATTGTTTACAAATTCAACCAAAGACCATCGTCAGGTAAGAAAACTATACATGTCTACTGATTACCATAATTGCATAAAGAAATCATTTTAACTTCTCATGTGTTGCTGCAGGATCCATAATAAGGACGGTGGGTTATGACGGAGTCCCTAATGAGGTTTTATCTCCATTTTACTTCAAATGAAGTACTGCGGGTAAGATGAACTCTGGTTGGGTTCagctcacctcctccacctgggcCTGTGTCTGCTGTAGCCTGCGATTGCTGGTGGTATTGGGTGGGGCTGGCGGTGCGCCAGCAGGGGCTCCATCTGCACCAGGGGCTCCAGGAGCACCAGGGGCTccacctggagcagcagcattGGGGGCAGACCTGAGGCAGGATCAGGAGAAAGTGCCCGTATAGTGTGAGGAATGCTGAAAGTAGGATGCAAGGAAGCAAGAAAATGTAGATAGGAGTAGGATACAAAAGAAGATGAGATGCAAAGGTGAAATACTggccatgacaaaaaaaaaagagactttggtgtggaaaaaataaaagttaGAAATGGGGTTCTGGGGTAGAAAGGGTTGAAATCAAACTTGAATAAGTCAAAATCAAAGTcaccgctgtgtgtgtgtgtgtgtgtgtgggggggggggggtggggggtggggggtggggggggtgaagTAGAACAACTGAGCTGCACATGCATGTCAACCCTATGTGCTCCACAAGATTCCTAGTCCCATAGGCAGCTCCAGGGTGGGTCTTGATGTGGTCCCAAGCCCCCAAATTTTCAGTAGCCCCATCGTGAAATACTTTCACCCCTTAAAATCCTGTTCTCTGTGTCATGTTCTCATCATCACTATTCTCTAACTGATCCAGTCCACAGTTTTCAGAACACCCATATGATAGTTTAACTGGGATCACATCactcatacatacaacacaggatgtatttgtttttttcaaCATTGCTTTTGCTTTCGTAAGACTATGTACTTGTCTACCATCATGAAGACAGGCCAACATTCAGAAAGTATGAAGGAGAATAGCGTCACCTACAGGAGAGCTGTGTCGAAGTTGACTGTGTTGTTTGTTGCTTGTGTAGTTTTTGTTAATCTGACAAATTTTctaaatttatatttgcatttgctGTAGTTGGTTCTATGCGTTATGAAATGTCAGTGTGAATTAACAACACACACTTCTTGTTTAGGCTGTTCCTGTTAGTACATAATCCACCCCACCCTCTGCATCTTCTGCTGTGATACCTACCACCTGCTTGTCCTCCTTCAATATATGTAtaagcctcctctttggcctccctcgattcctcctgccttgtggctccatcctcagtatccttctcccCGTATACCTTGGGTACCTCCTCTGCACacgcccaaaccatctcagtcttgcctcGCTGACTTTGACAGCAACaggtacactaccagtcaaaagttcccattcaactgaatttgacagtgtgtccaaacttttgaccggTGCTGTATGTACACTCTAAGGTTCATAAACATGCAGTCCAATATTTGTGTTAACAGAAGAATGGGGTGCTTTACTCTGTCTGTAAAACATAATATAACATTGTTAAAATCTGTTCAAAGATTATTggagtgaaacaaagagacttacactcctgtaatcaacagatcctctGGAAAGCTGAAAGCATCTTGTCCTTGTCATGTTCTTTTAGGAGACTTTACTCTGCTTCCAGTGTGTAAACCAACCGGTTTTCAAAGTTGTTTATCCCTTTGGCGATCTGACTTTTAAATGTTccgtaggtctgccatgttttaatttattcttgctattcattttaactccttaagtctgtttttattatttttattgttatgttattgtgtgtgtgttgactgactgattgatatATAAGGTACTTATAATTTGTTTGCTAAAAAATGCACATtgctcaggctttttttttttttaatgctgcagGTGATTTAAATTTACTTTAAATGCATACATGGGCATTTAAACCCGGTGGTTCCACCAACACTCACACCCCTACTACCAAGAAAAagcctctggagccgccactgctcAAACCCTGTGAGCCACAATTtacagtataattttttttttcaataatacaTCATTATTTGAATAACTCAGTTTATCCCTTTACTGAAGCTCTAGAATATCATGAAATGTATATGATTTAAGGATACTGtcggaatattttttttttttttttacttgcgtcAGCAAAAATCATCAAGCCGAAAGAGATTCGCTGCAAACTCCTTGTGGAGAAATACTGCCTGAAATGTGCATTAATGTCATGCAGGGATGCTCGTGAGTAAAGTGTGCAGCATTAAGACGCATTCATACTCACATGTCCTATGCAGCTGTTTGGAAGCGGAGGGGGGAGAAGGAGGCTCTGAAGTGGAGCAccaaatttaaaaaagaactcACACACACGAGACACAAAAGAGACTGCAGAATTTATGGGCACGGGTCCAAACGCACGTCCAGAATTTCAATCAGTAAAGTGAAAGATTGGCGCAGTGGAACTCGAGACGTCTGCGAAAATACAGCAACGTACCGAGACGACAGGAGCGCTTCTGAGTTATAATCCgttaaagaaagaaaataaaatctcCACAGGTTTACTGCTGATCAGAGTCCTCACAGAGCCGCTCCTGCTGTCTGCGCTGCGCCCGCTGGAGAACCGCGTCTATCATTTAAAAGTGCGCCAATTAAAAATGAGCGCGTCACCAGGGCCGGATTCCTGTCTGCTACTTTGGGCTGTGTGTTAGTGCACAGTGAGCTGTCTCACTGCAATAATGCGTGTGCACTTGGAGCGGGACCGACAGTGCagctccccctcccctccctgcgCGCACACTTTGCGGTACTGCAGCTGTGCGTCGGTCAGGACACTGCGGAACAGACTGCCGACTCCACGGTTTCCTCCCAGGCCTCCGCGCACGGGACTCTCCCGCTAATCTCACATCTCCCTTTCAAGTTCTAATAGAACAGAACATGTGAGactcaaatctgttttttttattccaatgcaaaacaaaacaaacaaaaatctaatATATTAGTGTGATTGCAGCATCATGTCAGGACTGAACTCTCTCTACAtatgtagacacacacacacaagctaaaattcaaaattcaatttTTGCCTCCTGCAGGTGGCATTTTATCAATGCGTTTAATCCATTAGAATACCTGCTTGCATGTCTGCAATATAAATCCAGCTGACAGTGCTCATTAAAACAATTATAAAACCACACtgcaatcattattcattcttcaaaaaaaaagaaaaagaaaaagagcattaagaataattcacaatgtaggttatcgagatcacccaattcattgtttattagtgggcgattttaacatccacacagatgctgagaatgacagcctcaacactgcatttaatctattattagactctattggctttgctcaaaaagtaaatgagtccacccac
The Thalassophryne amazonica chromosome 7, fThaAma1.1, whole genome shotgun sequence genome window above contains:
- the LOC117513471 gene encoding synaptobrevin-like is translated as MVDKSAPNAAAPGGAPGAPGAPGADGAPAGAPPAPPNTTSNRRLQQTQAQVEEVVDIMRVNVDKVLERDQKLSELDDRADALQAGASQFESCAAKLKNKYWWKNCKMMIMMGIIGVIVVGIIFLYFFY